The genome window GCAGGGGCACCCCGGAGGTGAAGGGCAGCAGGTCGGGCGAGTCGACGACCACGGCGTCGGTCGCGTCCACGACGGTCACCTCACCGTCCACGACCGCGCGCAACTCATCCGGAAGAGTGACCTGTTCGGGGTCGAGGTCGGCCAACGCCCCGTAGAGACCGTGCAGTTGTGCGGAGCCCACCGGCAGGTCCGGGTCGGCCAGCCGGTCCAGCAGTTCGGCGGCGCCGCCCGGCTCGTCGAGCAGCGCGGCCACCGAGGTGCGCACGCCCAGCGCCCGCAGGACCTGTTCGTCGTCGAAGCCGGTGGCGTCGGCCTCGTCGTACAGGCCGCGCAGCAGCGGGTCGCCGCCGGCCGCGAGCAGGCCCGCCGGGCGGCGGCCGTCGAGGACCGGGTGCCCGCGCAGCCACCAGGCGGTGTAGGGGCGGACCACCTCGTGCGTGCCGTCCGGGAGCAGGATCCGCACCGGCTGGACGAGGGCGTCGCGCAGCGGCGGCTTCGCGAGCAGGGCGAGCGCCTCGGGCCAGCGGTCCTCGTCGACGAGGTCCAGGTCGCGCACGGCCACGATCTCGGTGGCGACGGGCGGCACGGGGCTGTCCGGGAACCGGTCGAGGATGTCCTCCGACCAGACGTCCACCGCGTCCAGCAGCCCGGCGTCGTCGGGTTCGGCGAAGTCCCCGTCGCGCGGCTCCAGTTCGTCCGGGTCGAGAACGACGTCGGTGGCCCGTACGAGGGCGAAGTTCGCCAGAACCCCACAGGCGGCCAGGGGCTGTTCGCCCCAGCGGTCGGCCAGTTCGGCGTCCACGAAGGCGAGTTCGTCCTCGCGCATCACCCGGGCGAAGGGGCTGCCGGGGAGGACGAGTTCACCGGCGGGCGCCAGTTCGCCGTCCTCGTCGGTCAGGGCGAGGGCGCCGAGCCAGGGCTCGTCACCGGGGTCGAGGGCCGCGTCACGGACCAGCGCGAGGACCAGGTCGGCCAGTTCGTCGGCGTCCGGCCGCCCGTCCTCCTCGTCCCACACCCCGCCGTCGTCGTCCAGCGACGCGGCCACGGCGGCCCGCACCTGCGGGGTGGTGAGCACGGCCCGCGGGGTCGCGGGCAGGGCACCCAGCTTCTCCAGCAGGGGGTGCGCGGCGTCCGGGTGGGCGACCTTGAGGCCGAGGCGGGCGAGGGTCTCGGGGGCGGTCTGCGGGCCGTCGGGAGTGGGGAGCAGCACCTGCCGGGGGCCGATGGTCGTCCGGCCGTCCGCGAGCGGCACCGGCAGGCCCGACAGCCGGTCCGGCTCGACCCCGGCGAGGCTGTCGTACAGCCGCCGCCACCAGTCGGGGGCCTTCTCCAGGCCCGCGAGGCGGTCGATCGCGTCGCCCAGCGGCAGCCGTGCGACGCCCAACGTGCGCAGTTCCGCGCGCCGTTCGAGCCCGGCGGGCAGCAGGCTGGGCAGTACGTCGGCGAGGACCCGTACGGTCTCGGCGCCGGCCCCCTCGACGACCTCGGCGTCCCGGGGCCGGATGGCCGCGGACGTCTCGGAGATGTCCGGGATGCCGGAGATCTCGTCCGGCTCGTCGCCGGGTTCCGGGGGTACCGCGCGCGGCAGGAACGCGGTGCGCGGCAGCCGCTCCAGGATCGCCTGGCGCAGCGACCCGTCCAGCTCGCCCCTGCCCAGCGGGCCGGGCACCAGGTCGATGATCCCCTCGGCCACCGGCTCCCAGGCGGCGAGGAGCGCGGCGTACGCGTCCGCCGCGCGCTGCACCAGGAAGTCGGTGAGCGGCCCGGGGGCGGCGTGCCGCCGGGTCGTGTCCAGCGGGAAGGAGGCGATGAGCAGCGCGGGCACACCGAGGGCCTCGTCGCTGGGGGTGGGCGCGTGCACGACGGCGCTGGTGCGCGGCCGGACCGGCGCCCCGTCGGGCCCGGTGGGCACGGCCCAGGTGACGGACCAGTACGGCCGCAGCCGCTCCTCGACGGGCCGGTCGGCGAGCAGCGCGGCCTCGATCGGTCCGTGCGCGGCGGCGGTGCGCCAGCGCGTGACCCCGTCCCGCGAGTCCTCGACGACGACGTGCGCCCCGTCCACGCTCCGCCGCAGGGTCCGTACGTCACCGGAGCCGACCTCGATGACGACCTCGTCGAGGCCGGGCAGCGCGAGCAGCAGCGCGTCGTCGACCGCGTGCAGCAGCCGCTCGGCGAGATCGGCGGCGGCGGTGTCGCGCAGCGGCAGGATGACGACGGTGTCGTACGTGTCCGGGGCGGTCCCCTCGGCGGCGAACGGCAGCCGCAGCAGCGGCACATGACCGTCCCGGCGGCGGATCTCGTCCCCGAGGC of Streptomyces phaeolivaceus contains these proteins:
- a CDS encoding sacsin N-terminal ATP-binding-like domain-containing protein; protein product: MSKFVRPAAEGADPFGTARLRRGVLDAWATSPARFREDANAEEDLVLGGYRDRLVVELAQNAADAAARAKVPGRLRLTLRDGVLVAANTGAPLDAGGVESLSTLRASAKREPAHGTDGRHDGAVGRFGVGFAAVLAVTDEPAVVGRHGGIRWSLAEARLLAADTARHSPGLGDEIRRRDGHVPLLRLPFAAEGTAPDTYDTVVILPLRDTAAADLAERLLHAVDDALLLALPGLDEVVIEVGSGDVRTLRRSVDGAHVVVEDSRDGVTRWRTAAAHGPIEAALLADRPVEERLRPYWSVTWAVPTGPDGAPVRPRTSAVVHAPTPSDEALGVPALLIASFPLDTTRRHAAPGPLTDFLVQRAADAYAALLAAWEPVAEGIIDLVPGPLGRGELDGSLRQAILERLPRTAFLPRAVPPEPGDEPDEISGIPDISETSAAIRPRDAEVVEGAGAETVRVLADVLPSLLPAGLERRAELRTLGVARLPLGDAIDRLAGLEKAPDWWRRLYDSLAGVEPDRLSGLPVPLADGRTTIGPRQVLLPTPDGPQTAPETLARLGLKVAHPDAAHPLLEKLGALPATPRAVLTTPQVRAAVAASLDDDGGVWDEEDGRPDADELADLVLALVRDAALDPGDEPWLGALALTDEDGELAPAGELVLPGSPFARVMREDELAFVDAELADRWGEQPLAACGVLANFALVRATDVVLDPDELEPRDGDFAEPDDAGLLDAVDVWSEDILDRFPDSPVPPVATEIVAVRDLDLVDEDRWPEALALLAKPPLRDALVQPVRILLPDGTHEVVRPYTAWWLRGHPVLDGRRPAGLLAAGGDPLLRGLYDEADATGFDDEQVLRALGVRTSVAALLDEPGGAAELLDRLADPDLPVGSAQLHGLYGALADLDPEQVTLPDELRAVVDGEVTVVDATDAVVVDSPDLLPFTSGVPLLPVRPSRAAELAELFQVRRLSESVTGEVDSEGTEHDVPEPVRVLLGPATPSSYFEHEELVVDGVELDWRRTRDGVLHAATLEGVAAGLAWSAGQWPRRFEVAALLEDPSRTAELARDRWFD